One window of Aliarcobacter lanthieri genomic DNA carries:
- a CDS encoding MBOAT family O-acyltransferase: MLFNSYEFIFAFLPLVFIIYFYLMHKRLVVGAKAFLVFSSLFFYSWWNILYLPIILSSVLFNYVIGNILSTKEFNKSFSKKSVLIFGILVNLSLLGYFKYADFFIDNFNVISGSSINLLHLALPLALSFVTFQQIAFLVDSYKGYTKENDFINYSLFITFFPQLIAGPIVHHKEMMPQFASKYNFVKNYKNIALGLFIFSIGLFKKVVIADTFSIWANAGFDSATTLNLIEAWATSLSYTFQLYFDFSGYTDMAIGLALLFNIKLPINFNSPYKALSIQDFWRRWHITLSRFLRDYIYIPLGGNRKGSFRTYSNLIATFVIGGLWHGAGWTFIFWGLLHGVALAIHRVWQSLGYRMNTIIAWFITFNFVNIAWVFFRAKSWDDAIKVLSSMFSLNNIVLPEKYFKFISEYNNIYFKFGEVYDNILGKNNTTVFIIAGFLITLFLKNSMEFRLIFFRRPYLYTIIMVLVTFYTISNMSKYTEFLYFNF; the protein is encoded by the coding sequence ATGCTATTTAATAGTTATGAATTTATATTTGCATTTTTACCATTAGTATTTATAATATATTTTTATCTAATGCATAAAAGGTTAGTTGTAGGAGCGAAAGCATTTTTAGTATTTTCAAGTTTATTTTTTTATTCTTGGTGGAATATATTATATTTACCAATAATATTGAGTAGCGTATTATTTAATTATGTTATAGGGAATATATTATCAACTAAAGAATTTAATAAATCTTTTTCAAAGAAATCAGTATTAATTTTTGGTATTTTAGTAAATTTAAGTTTGCTAGGTTATTTTAAATATGCAGATTTTTTTATTGATAATTTTAATGTAATAAGTGGAAGTAGTATAAATCTACTTCATTTAGCTTTACCATTAGCTTTATCTTTTGTAACATTTCAACAAATAGCATTTCTTGTAGATAGTTATAAAGGATATACTAAAGAAAATGATTTTATAAACTACTCTTTATTTATTACATTTTTCCCACAATTAATTGCAGGACCTATTGTTCATCATAAAGAGATGATGCCACAATTTGCGAGTAAATATAATTTTGTAAAGAATTATAAGAATATAGCATTAGGATTATTTATATTTTCGATTGGGTTATTTAAAAAAGTAGTAATTGCTGATACTTTTTCTATTTGGGCTAATGCAGGATTTGATTCAGCAACTACATTAAACTTAATAGAAGCTTGGGCAACATCTTTAAGCTATACTTTTCAGTTATATTTTGATTTTAGTGGATATACAGATATGGCAATAGGGTTAGCACTATTGTTTAATATAAAGCTTCCTATAAATTTCAATTCACCATATAAAGCATTAAGTATTCAAGATTTTTGGAGAAGATGGCATATAACACTTTCTAGGTTTTTAAGAGATTATATATATATTCCACTTGGTGGAAATAGAAAAGGTAGTTTTCGAACATATTCAAATCTTATTGCAACCTTTGTAATAGGTGGGTTGTGGCATGGAGCAGGATGGACATTTATTTTTTGGGGATTACTTCATGGAGTTGCATTAGCAATACATAGAGTATGGCAAAGTTTGGGATATAGGATGAATACAATAATCGCATGGTTTATAACATTTAATTTTGTAAATATAGCATGGGTATTTTTTAGAGCTAAGAGTTGGGATGATGCTATAAAAGTATTAAGTTCTATGTTCAGCTTGAATAATATTGTTTTACCAGAAAAATATTTTAAATTTATTTCTGAATATAATAATATATATTTTAAGTTTGGAGAGGTATATGATAACATATTAGGTAAGAATAATACAACAGTATTTATAATTGCTGGTTTTCTTATTACTCTATTCTTGAAAAATAGTATGGAGTTTAGATTGATATTTTTTAGAAGACCTTATTTATATACTATAATTATGGTCTTAGTAACATTTTATACGATATCAAATATGTCAAAATATACTGAATTTTTATATTTCAATTTTTAG
- a CDS encoding glycosyltransferase family 2 protein, with the protein MNKNNIDISFITINYNSSRHTINLINSIKENSLNISYEIIVVDNASQKDDFLTLKEFVTNHKDILLIRNCVNSGFSSGNMIGVNYSRAKYYFFINNDCILLNNTAKILKDFLDFNDNVALCTAKILDENGDFSSSYKQFPHILKQLLGNSIQRKLYKYKFPSNKIKLNYNSQVEVISGSCMFFRAKDFCNIGGFDTVFFLYCEEEDICKRIWDYGKKIYFIPEAKLIHKSGGSTNKNFEIEREFYISYYHLIEKHHNLLGQYIIKTILFFKLFFRVFKKRNGLKIFLFMINGFSNKFSLRYNQKLVRLGE; encoded by the coding sequence TTGAATAAGAATAATATTGATATCTCATTTATTACAATAAACTATAATTCTTCTAGACATACTATAAATTTAATAAATAGTATTAAAGAAAATAGTTTAAACATATCTTATGAAATAATTGTAGTGGATAATGCTTCTCAAAAAGATGATTTTTTGACTTTGAAAGAATTTGTTACTAATCATAAAGATATTTTATTAATTAGGAATTGTGTAAATAGTGGTTTTTCTAGTGGTAATATGATTGGAGTAAATTATTCTAGAGCCAAATACTATTTTTTTATAAATAATGATTGTATTTTACTAAATAATACTGCAAAAATTTTGAAAGATTTTTTAGATTTTAATGATAATGTAGCGTTATGTACAGCAAAAATTTTAGATGAAAATGGTGATTTTTCTTCTTCTTATAAGCAATTTCCTCATATTCTAAAACAACTTTTAGGAAATAGTATTCAAAGAAAACTATATAAATATAAATTTCCAAGCAACAAAATAAAATTAAATTATAATTCTCAAGTAGAAGTCATAAGTGGTTCATGTATGTTTTTTAGAGCAAAAGATTTTTGTAATATAGGTGGATTTGATACGGTCTTCTTTCTATATTGTGAGGAAGAAGATATTTGTAAAAGAATTTGGGATTATGGTAAAAAAATTTATTTTATTCCGGAAGCCAAACTTATTCATAAATCTGGAGGTAGTACAAATAAAAACTTTGAAATTGAAAGAGAATTTTATATTTCATATTATCACTTGATAGAGAAGCATCATAATTTACTAGGACAATATATAATAAAAACAATATTGTTTTTTAAATTATTTTTTAGAGTATTTAAAAAAAGAAATGGATTAAAAATATTTTTATTTATGATTAATGGTTTTTCAAACAAATTTAGTCTTAGATATAATCAAAAGTTAGTAAGATTAGGAGAGTAG
- a CDS encoding glycosyltransferase family 2 protein has product MNSLVSIAMCTYNGDRFIKEQIDSILYQTYSNIEIVIVDDGSKDSTQSIINEYLKKDNRIKFFQNKKNLGFVKNFEYAISLCSGDYIALADQDDIWKKDKIDVFIKNIGNNLLIYSDAILVDKYSKEIGKELIRPNGNLVKGKCNKAFIFYNCVSGNTLMFKKELIKYILPIPNKMAFHDIWIAFVASTIGTITYTDTAYTYYRRYSEQVTKDIERNYISVFDRFKKKEDSYLITAKNLIDSCTVFKTVKNIDMDMDIILDTIIEHYSNYESGYFNFKMYRCLKKYKSEIFAIKKEQKVDRYIRKYSSKNKLQKLLIYSL; this is encoded by the coding sequence ATGAATAGTTTAGTATCTATTGCAATGTGTACTTACAACGGAGATAGATTTATAAAAGAACAAATAGATTCTATTTTATATCAAACTTATTCAAATATAGAAATAGTTATTGTAGATGATGGATCAAAAGATAGTACGCAAAGTATAATAAATGAATATTTAAAAAAAGACAATAGGATAAAATTTTTTCAGAATAAGAAAAATTTAGGATTTGTAAAGAATTTTGAATATGCAATTAGCTTGTGTTCTGGAGATTATATTGCACTTGCAGATCAAGATGATATTTGGAAAAAAGATAAGATTGATGTTTTTATTAAAAATATAGGTAATAATTTACTAATCTATTCAGATGCAATATTAGTAGATAAGTATTCAAAAGAAATAGGTAAAGAGTTGATTCGCCCTAATGGAAATTTAGTAAAAGGTAAATGTAATAAAGCATTTATTTTTTATAATTGTGTATCTGGGAATACTTTAATGTTTAAAAAGGAATTAATTAAGTACATACTACCAATTCCTAATAAAATGGCTTTTCATGATATCTGGATAGCATTTGTTGCTTCAACTATTGGAACAATAACATATACTGATACAGCATATACTTATTATCGAAGGTATAGTGAACAAGTTACTAAAGATATTGAAAGGAATTATATTTCTGTATTTGATAGATTCAAAAAAAAAGAAGATTCATATTTAATTACTGCTAAAAATTTAATAGATTCATGCACAGTTTTTAAAACTGTAAAAAATATTGATATGGATATGGATATTATTTTAGATACAATAATAGAACATTATTCTAATTATGAAAGTGGTTATTTTAATTTTAAAATGTATAGATGTTTGAAAAAATATAAATCTGAAATATTTGCTATAAAAAAAGAACAAAAAGTCGATAGATACATAAGAAAGTATTCATCAAAAAATAAATTACAAAAATTATTAATTTATTCTTTATAA
- a CDS encoding O-antigen ligase family protein translates to MIIKIYQKFLYYILITMIVLLAFSMSFGWQIGRDIINNMFYIWILTLNFRYIYYFIKNNKIVILLLLFFIWISFSSIVSYPDYESYKMFIKYFLLPIIIIITSIKKEHIEYLINAFLIGMFINVLISYCMYFELIGDRMFGFVLHGNNTNPIPFLSTYIQYSVFLSFSIFLTVLKLFKSKNIILKLFLVFLVFLLIVNLFIISGRTGQFTFLMTAICLVIIYFKKNIKYIIYSLISLTIICMLAFNLSSNLNNRLMQGFEDISYVVKDKNFDTSWGARLSSYMIIPNIIKDERFNLFYGMGYCKLNNIIMDIQLKEYGKNSIFTTTFGYLHNTYISIFAGTGFIGLLIFIIFWGYLFFIKIEDQYFNYIRYSNMFVITFQGISNELFYQHEIMLLSAVFISIIIYVTTNNEKEKINE, encoded by the coding sequence ATGATAATTAAAATATATCAAAAATTTTTATACTATATTCTTATTACTATGATAGTTTTACTTGCTTTTTCTATGTCATTTGGTTGGCAAATAGGAAGAGATATTATTAATAATATGTTTTATATTTGGATACTAACTTTAAATTTTAGATACATTTATTATTTTATAAAAAACAATAAAATAGTCATATTACTTTTATTATTTTTTATATGGATCAGTTTTAGTAGTATTGTCTCATATCCAGATTATGAAAGCTATAAAATGTTTATTAAGTACTTTTTATTACCTATTATAATAATTATAACTTCTATAAAAAAAGAACATATTGAGTATTTGATAAATGCTTTTTTAATAGGGATGTTTATTAATGTATTAATATCATATTGTATGTACTTTGAGCTTATAGGAGATAGAATGTTTGGATTTGTTCTTCATGGAAATAATACCAATCCTATACCATTTTTATCTACTTATATTCAATATTCAGTATTTTTATCTTTTTCCATCTTCTTAACAGTTTTAAAATTATTTAAATCCAAAAATATAATATTAAAATTATTTTTAGTATTTCTTGTTTTTTTATTAATTGTAAATTTATTTATAATATCTGGAAGAACAGGACAATTTACTTTTCTAATGACAGCAATTTGTTTAGTAATTATATATTTCAAAAAAAATATAAAATATATAATATATAGTTTAATATCACTTACTATTATATGTATGCTTGCTTTCAATTTAAGTTCAAATTTAAATAATAGGTTAATGCAAGGTTTTGAAGATATATCTTATGTCGTTAAAGATAAAAACTTTGATACGAGTTGGGGAGCTCGTTTATCTTCTTATATGATAATACCTAATATTATAAAAGATGAAAGATTTAATCTCTTTTATGGAATGGGATACTGTAAATTAAATAATATTATAATGGATATTCAGCTAAAGGAATATGGAAAAAATAGTATTTTTACAACAACTTTTGGTTATCTACACAATACATATATATCAATATTTGCTGGAACAGGTTTTATTGGGTTACTTATTTTTATAATATTTTGGGGCTATTTATTTTTTATAAAAATAGAAGACCAATATTTTAATTATATTAGATATTCGAATATGTTTGTTATTACCTTTCAGGGAATATCTAATGAATTATTTTATCAACATGAAATAATGCTACTTAGTGCAGTTTTTATTTCGATAATTATCTATGTAACTACAAATAATGAAAAGGAAAAAATCAATGAATAG
- a CDS encoding glycosyltransferase gives MSNNLKCTIIISVYKDTDSLDIILESLSNQTIIPNEVLVSEDGNSNQMIDYIKIAKKKYINLYITHLFQEDIGWRKNIALNRAIVASKYEYLIFIDGDCVPFDDFIENHLGQASKKIVLAGKRVELGEQVTKDIRSKKLTVSKLTNNYWLYVIKLIKDKTRHLEDILHISYKSFLAPYVKKDVNYIIGCNWSAFKDDILSINGFDETYTLPSIGEDIDLGWRFRGLGIELKSCRYNANLLHLYHKKRFDNTQGFVNNLILKKNFDSDKFFCDNGIVKINDN, from the coding sequence ATGTCAAATAATCTAAAATGTACAATTATAATATCAGTATATAAAGATACAGATAGTTTAGATATAATTTTAGAATCTTTATCTAATCAAACTATTATCCCAAATGAAGTTCTTGTTTCAGAAGATGGTAATAGTAATCAAATGATTGATTACATAAAAATTGCTAAAAAGAAATATATAAATCTTTATATAACTCATCTATTTCAAGAAGATATTGGATGGAGAAAAAATATAGCTTTGAATAGAGCAATAGTTGCTTCAAAATATGAATATTTGATATTTATTGATGGAGATTGTGTACCTTTTGATGATTTTATTGAAAATCACTTAGGACAAGCTTCCAAAAAAATAGTTTTAGCTGGTAAAAGAGTAGAGTTGGGTGAGCAAGTTACAAAAGATATTCGTTCTAAAAAATTAACAGTTTCAAAATTAACTAATAATTATTGGTTATATGTAATAAAATTAATAAAAGACAAAACTAGACATTTAGAAGATATTTTACATATTTCTTATAAATCTTTTTTAGCTCCATATGTAAAAAAAGATGTTAATTATATTATAGGTTGTAATTGGTCAGCTTTTAAAGATGATATCTTATCAATAAATGGTTTTGATGAAACTTATACCTTACCCTCTATTGGAGAAGATATTGATTTAGGTTGGAGATTTAGAGGATTAGGCATAGAGCTTAAATCCTGTAGATATAATGCAAATCTACTTCATTTATATCATAAAAAAAGATTTGATAATACTCAAGGCTTTGTTAATAATCTTATTTTAAAAAAAAATTTTGATTCTGATAAATTTTTTTGTGATAATGGAATTGTAAAAATAAATGATAATTAA
- the rfbB gene encoding dTDP-glucose 4,6-dehydratase has translation MFDNSNKTILVTGCAGFIGSNFVPYFLEKYSNYNLVNLDLLTYAGNLENLKECEKNPRYKFIKGDICNRELIEFIFNEFDIKGVIHFAAESHVDNSIINPGVFVQTNVNGTFTLIDVAYKYWMNKPFTYKAKYQDCRFHHISTDEVYGTLTEDPNDLFTETTPYAPNSPYSASKASSDMIIRAYNETYGLNTVITNCSNNYGPKQHDEKLIPTIIRNALKGNSIPIYGDGKNIRDWLYVLDHCKGIDLVYHKGKKAETYNIGGRNERTNLQIVNRICEILDKEVPKTTSYKELITFVEDRAGHDRRYAIDATKLEQELCWKADENFDTGIVKTINWYLGKYNVK, from the coding sequence ATGTTCGATAACAGTAATAAAACAATACTAGTAACAGGATGTGCAGGATTTATAGGTTCAAACTTTGTACCGTATTTCTTAGAAAAATATTCAAACTATAATTTAGTAAACCTTGACCTTTTAACTTATGCAGGAAATCTAGAAAATCTAAAAGAGTGTGAAAAAAATCCTAGATATAAATTTATTAAAGGTGATATTTGTAATCGTGAACTGATAGAGTTTATTTTTAATGAGTTTGATATAAAAGGTGTTATCCACTTTGCGGCTGAATCTCATGTAGATAACTCAATTATAAACCCTGGAGTTTTCGTGCAAACAAATGTAAATGGTACTTTTACTCTAATCGATGTTGCTTATAAATATTGGATGAATAAGCCATTTACTTATAAAGCTAAATATCAAGATTGCAGATTTCATCATATATCAACAGATGAAGTGTATGGAACATTAACAGAAGATCCAAATGATTTGTTTACTGAAACTACTCCTTATGCTCCAAATTCTCCATATTCAGCTTCTAAAGCTTCATCAGATATGATAATAAGAGCATATAATGAAACATATGGATTAAATACAGTAATAACTAACTGCTCAAATAACTATGGACCAAAACAACATGATGAAAAATTAATTCCTACAATTATAAGAAATGCTTTAAAAGGAAATTCAATCCCTATTTATGGAGATGGAAAAAATATAAGAGATTGGTTGTATGTATTAGATCACTGTAAAGGAATAGATCTTGTTTATCATAAAGGTAAAAAAGCTGAAACTTATAATATAGGTGGAAGAAATGAAAGAACAAATCTGCAAATAGTAAATAGAATTTGTGAGATTTTAGATAAAGAAGTTCCAAAAACAACTTCATATAAAGAATTAATAACATTTGTAGAAGATAGAGCAGGACATGATAGAAGATATGCAATAGATGCAACAAAGTTAGAACAAGAACTATGTTGGAAAGCAGATGAGAACTTTGATACAGGAATTGTAAAAACTATTAATTGGTATTTAGGAAAATATAATGTCAAATAA
- the rfbD gene encoding dTDP-4-dehydrorhamnose reductase: MLNSNFYNILVTGSNGQVGSEIKELAKDYSYSFFFTTRDDIDITSKDDIRNFCQINNINVIINCAAYTAVDKAENDELNSDLVNRKAVKKLALISKELNIKLIHISTDYVFDGRNFKPYCEEYQTNPQSVYGKTKLDGEKELININPKDSIIIRTSWVYSFYGNNFVKTMLRLGGEKKELGVIFDQIGTPTYAKDLAFTILNIIPKIQNEKVEIYNYSNEGVLSWYDFAKEIMKMAKIDCKINPIETFQYPTPAKRPHFSLLNKNKIKSTFNIEIPYWKDGLNDCLKRLGERK; the protein is encoded by the coding sequence ATGCTTAATTCAAACTTTTACAATATTTTAGTTACTGGTTCAAATGGACAAGTAGGAAGCGAAATAAAAGAGTTAGCAAAAGATTATTCATATAGTTTTTTCTTTACAACTAGAGATGATATAGATATTACTTCTAAAGATGATATAAGAAATTTTTGTCAAATAAATAATATAAATGTAATCATAAATTGTGCAGCTTATACAGCAGTAGATAAAGCTGAGAACGATGAATTAAATTCTGATTTAGTCAATAGAAAAGCTGTAAAGAAATTAGCTTTGATTTCTAAAGAACTAAATATAAAACTTATTCATATTTCAACAGATTATGTATTTGATGGAAGAAACTTTAAACCATATTGTGAAGAATATCAGACAAATCCACAATCAGTTTATGGTAAAACAAAACTTGATGGAGAAAAAGAACTTATAAATATAAATCCAAAAGACTCTATAATCATAAGAACTTCTTGGGTTTATAGTTTTTATGGAAATAACTTTGTAAAAACAATGCTACGACTGGGAGGTGAAAAAAAGGAACTTGGAGTGATATTTGATCAAATAGGAACTCCAACCTATGCTAAAGATTTAGCATTCACTATCTTAAATATTATTCCTAAAATACAAAATGAAAAAGTAGAAATTTATAACTATTCAAATGAAGGAGTTTTAAGTTGGTATGATTTTGCAAAAGAGATAATGAAAATGGCAAAAATTGATTGTAAAATAAACCCAATAGAAACATTTCAGTATCCAACACCAGCAAAACGACCTCATTTCTCACTTTTAAATAAAAATAAGATAAAATCAACATTTAATATAGAAATACCATACTGGAAAGATGGGCTAAATGATTGTTTAAAAAGATTAGGGGAGAGAAAATAA
- the rfbC gene encoding dTDP-4-dehydrorhamnose 3,5-epimerase, with translation MQFIRTDIKDVVIIEPKVHGDNRGYFVETFRADKLEEFLGYKIDFCQDNESKSSKGVLRGLHYQLPPFAQTKLVRVIQGRVLDVAVDIRKNSLTFGQYIAVELSGENKRQLLVPRGFAHGFVVLEDNTVFAYKVDNYYSPECDRGIAFDDENLNIDWILNKEELNLSLKDTKQPKLNETKDLFEFGIDYYA, from the coding sequence ATGCAATTTATAAGAACAGATATAAAAGATGTAGTAATAATTGAACCAAAAGTGCATGGTGATAATCGTGGTTATTTTGTAGAGACATTTCGTGCTGATAAACTTGAAGAGTTTTTGGGATATAAGATAGATTTTTGTCAAGACAATGAATCAAAATCTTCAAAAGGTGTATTAAGAGGTTTACATTATCAACTTCCCCCATTTGCTCAAACAAAACTTGTGCGAGTTATACAAGGACGAGTATTAGATGTAGCTGTAGATATAAGAAAAAACTCTCTTACTTTTGGACAATATATAGCAGTTGAATTATCTGGTGAAAATAAAAGACAATTACTAGTTCCAAGAGGATTTGCCCATGGATTTGTAGTTCTTGAAGATAATACAGTGTTTGCTTATAAAGTAGATAATTATTATAGCCCTGAATGTGATAGAGGAATTGCTTTTGATGATGAAAATTTAAATATAGATTGGATTTTAAATAAAGAAGAATTAAATCTATCTTTAAAAGATACAAAACAACCAAAATTAAATGAAACAAAAGATTTATTTGAATTTGGAATAGATTATTATGCTTAA
- the rfbA gene encoding glucose-1-phosphate thymidylyltransferase RfbA, with amino-acid sequence MKGIILAGGSGTRLYPITKGVSKQLVPIYDKPMIYYPLSVLMLAGIKEVLIITTPQDQQSFINLLGDGSDLGMRFEYIIQPSPDGLAQAFILGEEFLDGDDACLVLGDNIFYGHGLTQLLAKSIKNINDENKATVFGYYVKDPERYGVAEFNDNGDVISIEEKPNNPKSNYAVVGLYFYPNDVVKKAKNVKPSNRGELEITTLNQDYLNENRLKVELMGRGYAWLDTGTHESLLEASSFIQTIENRQSLKVACLEEIAYEMGYISKEKLLELAEPLKKNQYGQYLINRANQPRRVK; translated from the coding sequence ATGAAAGGGATAATCCTAGCAGGTGGAAGTGGGACAAGATTGTATCCAATCACAAAAGGGGTATCAAAACAATTAGTACCAATATATGATAAACCAATGATATATTATCCTCTTTCAGTTCTAATGCTAGCTGGAATTAAAGAAGTTTTAATTATAACAACTCCTCAAGACCAACAAAGTTTTATAAATCTTTTAGGAGATGGTAGTGATTTAGGAATGCGATTTGAATATATAATTCAACCTAGTCCAGATGGTTTAGCACAAGCATTTATTTTAGGTGAAGAGTTTTTAGATGGGGATGATGCTTGTTTGGTTTTGGGAGATAATATATTTTATGGACATGGTTTAACTCAACTTTTAGCAAAAAGTATAAAAAATATAAATGATGAAAATAAAGCAACGGTTTTTGGATATTATGTAAAAGATCCTGAAAGATATGGAGTTGCTGAATTTAATGATAATGGTGATGTAATCTCAATCGAAGAAAAACCAAATAATCCAAAATCAAACTATGCTGTTGTTGGATTATATTTCTACCCAAATGATGTAGTAAAAAAAGCAAAGAATGTAAAACCAAGTAATCGTGGAGAGCTTGAAATCACAACTTTAAATCAAGATTACTTAAATGAAAATAGATTAAAAGTAGAGTTAATGGGAAGAGGATATGCTTGGCTAGATACTGGAACTCATGAAAGTTTACTTGAAGCTTCAAGTTTTATTCAAACTATTGAAAATAGACAAAGTCTAAAAGTAGCTTGTTTAGAAGAAATAGCTTATGAAATGGGATATATTTCAAAAGAGAAACTTTTAGAATTAGCTGAACCTTTAAAGAAAAATCAATATGGACAATACTTGATAAATAGAGCAAATCAACCAAGAAGAGTGAAATAA
- a CDS encoding glycosyltransferase family 9 protein: MKKILIIRCGALGDLVYSTSVINALIFEYRDVKIDYVSTPIASKLFEFDDRVDKVFHLKHKKIPIFFSSQKKDIIKYSKKEPYDILINFEMGKQFKSLVEKIVANKKVGWFNEIINIPSRLNRGEQQKYFYNSIISKDNLKISYPEVATIEFDNIKKKFGLADKYIIIAPSNSHVNRSGLNYRAWQNKYWIELIDYLSKKIQVIIVGARGEEQFFKLLQPYPKNVIDLVAKNNIIELSSIIKNALATICTDSAVGHISAATNTPVFVLMGPNDTIIDSPYITPKNKVYPISLKLNCSPCYKTKIMKTCKDNICMKNIKPSYIISILYKAKLL; encoded by the coding sequence ATGAAAAAAATATTAATTATAAGATGTGGGGCATTAGGTGATTTAGTATATTCAACTTCAGTAATAAATGCTTTAATATTTGAATATAGAGATGTAAAAATAGATTATGTTTCAACACCAATTGCTTCAAAACTATTTGAATTTGATGATAGAGTAGACAAAGTTTTTCATTTAAAACATAAAAAAATACCTATCTTCTTTAGTTCACAAAAAAAGGATATAATAAAATATTCAAAAAAAGAGCCATATGATATATTAATAAATTTTGAAATGGGGAAACAATTTAAAAGTTTAGTTGAAAAAATTGTAGCAAATAAAAAAGTTGGATGGTTTAATGAAATTATAAATATTCCAAGTAGGTTAAATAGAGGAGAACAACAAAAATATTTTTATAATTCAATAATTTCAAAAGATAATTTGAAAATATCATATCCTGAAGTAGCTACTATTGAATTTGATAATATAAAAAAAAAGTTTGGCTTAGCTGATAAATATATTATAATTGCTCCAAGTAATTCACATGTGAATAGAAGTGGATTAAATTATAGAGCTTGGCAAAATAAATATTGGATAGAATTGATAGATTATTTATCTAAAAAGATTCAAGTTATTATTGTAGGAGCTAGAGGGGAAGAACAATTTTTCAAATTATTACAACCTTATCCTAAAAATGTAATAGATTTAGTAGCAAAAAATAATATTATAGAATTATCTTCAATTATAAAGAATGCTTTAGCTACAATTTGCACTGATTCAGCAGTTGGACATATTAGTGCAGCTACAAATACTCCTGTATTTGTCTTAATGGGACCTAATGATACTATCATTGACTCTCCATATATTACTCCTAAAAATAAAGTTTATCCAATTTCTTTGAAGTTAAATTGTTCTCCATGTTATAAAACAAAAATTATGAAAACTTGTAAAGATAATATTTGTATGAAAAATATTAAGCCATCATACATTATATCTATTTTATATAAAGCAAAATTATTATAA